GATACTTACGACCGGTTTGCCGGCTACGCAAAATCAATGAAAGGTAGTAATCTGAACCGTCGAACAGTGGATGATAAAAAAGTTACAGACCATCACGCATTGATTATAACCGAGAATAAGCCCGGCAGTTTACAGGCGGATGAACAAGCAATATACGAACTGGTTGCCGGAAGGATGCTGGAAGCTTTTTCGCAAAAGTGTGTCAAGGAAGTTACTTCAATTTCTCTCACCAGTGGCGACAGTATTTTTGCAGTGAAAGGAACAGTAATAAAGTCTGCCGGATGGCGGGCTGTTTTCAACACCCAAGAAGAAGGCGAAAAAAATACCGTTTTGCCAGCATTAAAAGAAGGTGATAATTTAGCTCTCTCCGATATTGAGTTGCTGGAAAAGCAGACTAAGCCCAAACCGTTGCATACGGAAAGTTTGTTGCTATCGGCTATGGAGAACGCAGGGAAAGAACTGGAAGATGTCGAACTGAAAGCCAGCATGAAGGATTCCGGTATCGGTACGCCAGCGATACGGGCAGCGATTATCGAAACTCTCTTTACTCGTCAATATATTGTCAGGGAGAAGAAAGCCCTTGTGCCGACTGAAAAGGGACTGGCGGTTTACGATATAGTCCGGGACAAGAAAATCGCAGACGTGGAAATGACAGGGATGTGGGAAAATGCCCTTTCCAAAATAGAAAGCGGGGAAATGAATCCCGATACTTTCCATAAAAGTACCGAAGTTTATGCTTCACAAATAACCAGCGAACTGTTAGGAATGCAGCTCACCTTAAAAACGCAGCTGGATTTAATCTGTCCGAAATGCGAAACAGGTAAAATTATGCTGTATCCGAAAGTTGCCAAATGTGATAATACCGATTGTGGGCTAATCGTTTTCAGGAATAAAAGCGATAAGCAGCTATCCGACAAACAGGTTATGGAACTGGTAACAGCCAAGAAAACCGGATTAATAAAAGGCTTCAAGAGTAAAGCCAGGAAGTCTTTCGATGCTTCACTGGCTTTTGACGACCAGCTCAATGTTGTATTCGTTTTCCCTGAAAAGAAAGGGAAATCAAGGAAATAATCTGAAATTCTGTATCTTTACCACAGAAAATTCCATTATGAATAGATTTTATGCTATCCGTAATTGAGGATTTTTGTGGTTAGCACCCGGTGGGGACGCCGTGTGCTTTTCGTAAAAGCTATTTATGTAGAATAATAGACAATGAGTACAGATGTAAAAAACAAAATTATAGTTCCGAAAGACTTGCATGGTTCTAAATTGCTATGCTTTCTTCATCCTAATAGATTTGAGACTGAGGATAAAAAACAAGCTGTTGAATTATTACATAAAATTTGCATGACAAATCTGACGGATTTCCACAAGTCAAATCAAATTAAAGATTTAATCCTAACAGAGGAAGAACGGAAGCTTGTTTTATTTCACGAATGGAACAATTCTGAAAACGCAGAAGTGAAATCACGCTGTAGTGATGTTCTTTGTAGATTTGAGAAAGATAAACGTTTCATAAAAGTAATAATATCAAATAATTATCTTGTCGCTTATCAGTTATTTGGTGAGATTGAATTTTTAATCCGCTCAATTACAGTTCGTGATATCAAGATTCTTAATACTGATGATTTTTTGAAAGATATCTTATCTGCAATTAACGATAAATTTAGTCATCCATTTTGGATTCAGAGAGTTGTTGATTCTATAAAAAAATCATACCCTGTAGAAAAACTTGAAAAATTATGCAATTATATTGAATGTCAAAAAAACAGCTTGATTGACGGTAATTATTCCGAAAAAAGAGAGTATATAAAAGCCCAATACTCACTTAAAGTAATAAGTAAGCAGATGTTTCATAAAGAAATGGCTTTATGTTTTGAAAATGAAGCAGATGCCACTGTGAATAATAAAGAGCCGAATACTTTTTATCCGAATTTAGTTGATATTTACCAAAATGCATATAATGAAATTTTTCAAATTAAAAATCAAGCACCAGAAGAGTTTGAAAGGATAAAAGGTAAGTTGCTACAAGAAAAGTCTGATTTTATGGATATGCTTTCTCTCTGCGGTATTAAAACTCAAATAGAACTTTCTGATGATTTCATTAAAAGTGTAGAAAAATCCGTTTCAAAAATCACTATAGGTAATTTTATTGACACAATTAACCTGATGCTTTCAATTCCTTTCATGACTTCGGAAGGAGTCAGTTCCTATGAAGCAGCAGTGAGAAAGGCAAGCCCTGTGTCTTCTATGTTTGGACACAATCAGTTAGATAAAAAGGGAAATGTCGTAGGCGTAGCAGAGTCAGAGAAGTCATTAAAAACAGAAGCTCATATTTATTTTCGACAAAAAAGGCTGTACGC
This genomic stretch from Porphyromonas gingivalis ATCC 33277 harbors:
- a CDS encoding type IA DNA topoisomerase, which gives rise to MIAVIAEKPSVARDIATVLGATKKNDGNISGNGYIVTWAFGHLVGLAMPDAYGIENFSRENLPILPQSFRLIPRQVKTDKGHKPDSGTVKQLKVIKEVFDQCDKIIVATDAGREGELIFRYIYQYLECRKPFVCLWISSLTDKAIREGLQNLKDGTMYDNLFRSAKARSEADWLIGINASQALSIAAGRGTYSLGRVQTPTLAMICSRYLENKNFVPQKYWQLKLQTGKDSIEFSALSEEKFDSQQPTIDKLQTVKDSGQVQVKSVECKEVNQEPPLLYDLTSLQKGANTKLNFSADKTLSIAQKLYEGKLISYPRTGSRYISQDVFYEIPERISLLDTYDRFAGYAKSMKGSNLNRRTVDDKKVTDHHALIITENKPGSLQADEQAIYELVAGRMLEAFSQKCVKEVTSISLTSGDSIFAVKGTVIKSAGWRAVFNTQEEGEKNTVLPALKEGDNLALSDIELLEKQTKPKPLHTESLLLSAMENAGKELEDVELKASMKDSGIGTPAIRAAIIETLFTRQYIVREKKALVPTEKGLAVYDIVRDKKIADVEMTGMWENALSKIESGEMNPDTFHKSTEVYASQITSELLGMQLTLKTQLDLICPKCETGKIMLYPKVAKCDNTDCGLIVFRNKSDKQLSDKQVMELVTAKKTGLIKGFKSKARKSFDASLAFDDQLNVVFVFPEKKGKSRK